The Methanosphaera sp. BMS genome contains a region encoding:
- a CDS encoding phage holin family protein: MKHIHGFEKPPRVSFRRSLIIFIGNVIGIYLISFFELGVTVQAFDDIILFVLFMSIINALLWPILTRILMPFLVLTFGIGTLILNGLLLENIGPFFGIEVQGPAIILAPLAMAFVTTLLSTLLTIEDEGSYYRSVYRDAEKKRKDEIKDYPGLIIVEIDGLAYDVLIEAVNKGIMPTVKSMMDTTHNIRMWETDLSSQTGASQAGILHGNNEDITAFRWIEKENDNQMMQCSGVSKVKVLESRISDGNGLLVDNGASRSNLFSGDTDNVIFTFSKILNIRKLYNKAWFSVFSNPSNFARIISLFLAEMLLEIISQIKHRIKNIQPRIKRGIAYIPIRAATNVFMREINTSTLIGDMMVGDIDVAYSTYLGYDEIAHHSGVRDEDSWFALEGMDKQIKRLINTNKYTPRQYQFVIQSDHGQTNGATFKQRYGESFEDFVKSLLPADMKMFAKMTSNEDHYAESFLPFSKKNDDLIDKSEQKELGDSEVIVLASGNLAMIYLTQWSHRLTYEEIQKFFPELIPGIVNNEYIGFIVVKSSEKGDMVIGKNGTYYLDSDEITGENPLEGFGKNIAHHIKRNVSFKYTPDILVNSFYDKQKDEVCAFEELVGSHGGAGGSQSKPFILYPSDWDVGEGEIVGAESIYRILKDNLKKLKEEKNED, from the coding sequence ATGAAACACATTCACGGTTTTGAAAAACCCCCGAGAGTATCATTTAGAAGAAGTTTAATAATATTTATTGGAAACGTGATTGGAATATACCTGATTAGTTTTTTTGAATTAGGAGTTACCGTACAAGCTTTTGATGATATTATATTATTCGTATTATTTATGAGTATTATTAATGCATTATTGTGGCCAATATTAACAAGAATTTTAATGCCATTTCTTGTATTGACATTTGGAATTGGAACGTTGATTTTAAATGGATTGCTATTGGAGAATATAGGACCGTTTTTCGGCATAGAAGTTCAGGGACCTGCAATAATCTTAGCACCCCTAGCTATGGCCTTTGTAACTACACTTTTATCTACATTATTGACTATTGAAGATGAGGGATCATATTATAGATCTGTTTATAGGGATGCTGAAAAGAAAAGAAAAGATGAAATTAAAGATTATCCTGGATTGATTATCGTTGAAATTGACGGCCTTGCTTATGATGTGTTGATTGAAGCGGTCAATAAAGGCATTATGCCTACAGTTAAATCCATGATGGACACTACCCATAATATTAGAATGTGGGAAACGGATTTGTCTTCACAGACAGGGGCAAGTCAGGCGGGAATCTTACATGGAAACAATGAGGACATCACTGCATTCAGATGGATTGAAAAGGAAAATGACAATCAAATGATGCAATGTTCAGGAGTAAGTAAGGTTAAAGTATTAGAATCAAGAATTTCAGATGGTAATGGATTATTGGTAGACAATGGTGCAAGCAGATCAAATTTATTCTCAGGAGATACTGATAATGTCATATTTACATTTAGTAAAATATTAAACATTAGAAAATTATACAATAAGGCATGGTTTTCAGTATTCTCAAACCCAAGTAACTTTGCACGTATAATTTCATTGTTTTTAGCCGAAATGTTGCTGGAAATAATATCACAAATAAAACACAGAATAAAAAATATTCAGCCAAGAATTAAACGTGGAATCGCATATATTCCTATAAGGGCTGCAACCAATGTATTTATGAGAGAAATCAACACGTCAACATTGATTGGTGATATGATGGTTGGAGACATTGACGTTGCATATTCCACTTACCTGGGTTATGATGAAATAGCACATCATTCAGGGGTTCGTGATGAAGATTCATGGTTTGCACTTGAGGGAATGGATAAGCAGATTAAACGTTTAATTAATACAAACAAATACACTCCGAGACAATATCAGTTTGTCATTCAATCCGATCATGGACAAACGAACGGGGCAACATTCAAGCAAAGATATGGAGAATCATTTGAAGACTTTGTAAAATCATTGCTTCCGGCCGACATGAAGATGTTTGCAAAGATGACATCAAACGAGGACCATTATGCAGAATCGTTCCTTCCATTTTCAAAAAAGAATGATGACCTGATTGACAAGAGCGAACAGAAAGAACTGGGGGATTCAGAAGTCATTGTTCTTGCATCGGGAAATCTTGCAATGATATATTTAACCCAGTGGAGTCATAGATTAACCTATGAAGAGATACAGAAATTCTTCCCTGAATTGATTCCGGGAATTGTCAACAATGAATATATAGGATTCATAGTTGTAAAATCATCCGAAAAAGGAGATATGGTTATTGGTAAAAATGGTACATATTATTTAGATTCTGATGAAATCACTGGAGAAAATCCACTGGAAGGATTTGGTAAAAACATTGCACATCACATTAAAAGAAATGTTTCATTTAAATATACACCGGATATTTTAGTAAACAGCTTTTATGATAAACAAAAAGATGAAGTTTGTGCATTTGAAGAACTTGTCGGAAGTCATGGTGGAGCTGGAGGAAGCCAGTCAAAACCATTCATATTATATCCTTCAGACTGGGATGTAGGTGAAGGAGAAATAGTTGGAGCCGAAAGCATTTACCGAATATTGAAAGATAATTTAAAGAAATTAAAAGAAGAAAAAAATGAGGATTAA
- a CDS encoding transposase yields the protein MVMKNMDKKQAKLIIRTNDYNVPSDHISRFVVDFIEDAYEKLDIKVNENNKGRPSYNLCSMIKLLVWAKLEHMDSAKIIEEMAKYHDIFKFVCDGITPSERTIQRYRDEYGEYYELFLQMTLKKASEEKYTEFNHVAIDGTVKKACNSNHNTISEKETQLLLQYYKGVQIDEDKLEKLHKPAKKLYENPNLSNEEKLEILYDIETEFTLTGQDKIPMNDKQARKMKGKKGNFLIAYNIQSAVDYETKLICAINVTQSPTDHYQLPAIADKAIKNIEKIPEHMSADTIYLNPTSLSYFKNKNIDGLIPTRKQSKEIIGKLNKNPFHKDHFEYIGEKDVFKCPSGQYLTFYNQYTIPDKDPEKPAKIKRLYNNYTACKNCKYQKDCISQKQTHRTITENGNRLQIEMYFKMEKEEYQEEYSKRPCVEGPFGTFKEFYHIEQEVVIGKTKTEERIYLDALAYNIKRLYNLKYNKNNQKEDIMNFCENISVTHQLALDVNIF from the coding sequence ATGGTTATGAAAAATATGGATAAGAAACAAGCTAAACTAATTATTAGAACTAATGATTACAATGTTCCAAGTGATCATATTTCTCGTTTTGTTGTTGATTTTATCGAAGATGCTTATGAAAAATTAGACATTAAAGTAAATGAAAATAATAAAGGTAGACCTTCTTATAACCTTTGTTCAATGATTAAATTACTTGTTTGGGCTAAATTAGAACATATGGATAGTGCGAAAATTATTGAAGAGATGGCAAAATACCATGATATATTTAAGTTTGTTTGTGATGGAATTACTCCTTCAGAGCGAACAATACAAAGATATCGGGATGAATACGGAGAATATTATGAGTTATTTCTACAAATGACACTGAAAAAAGCATCAGAAGAAAAATATACAGAATTTAATCACGTGGCTATCGATGGAACTGTGAAAAAAGCATGTAATTCTAACCACAATACAATCTCAGAAAAAGAAACCCAACTATTACTTCAATACTACAAAGGAGTTCAAATTGATGAAGATAAACTTGAAAAACTTCATAAACCTGCTAAAAAATTATATGAAAATCCAAATTTAAGTAACGAAGAAAAATTAGAAATATTATACGACATAGAAACAGAATTTACACTCACTGGACAAGATAAAATACCAATGAACGATAAACAAGCACGTAAAATGAAAGGAAAAAAAGGAAACTTCTTAATAGCTTATAATATACAATCAGCAGTTGATTATGAAACAAAATTAATTTGTGCAATAAATGTCACACAAAGTCCAACAGACCATTACCAACTACCAGCAATAGCAGATAAAGCAATAAAAAATATAGAAAAAATACCAGAACATATGAGCGCAGATACAATCTATTTAAATCCCACAAGCTTATCTTACTTTAAAAATAAGAATATTGATGGATTAATACCAACAAGAAAACAATCCAAAGAAATAATAGGAAAATTAAACAAAAATCCATTTCATAAAGATCATTTCGAATATATCGGAGAAAAAGATGTATTTAAATGTCCATCAGGACAATATTTAACATTTTACAATCAATACACAATACCAGACAAAGACCCAGAAAAACCAGCAAAAATAAAACGATTATACAACAATTACACAGCATGCAAAAACTGCAAATATCAAAAAGACTGCATATCACAAAAACAAACACACAGAACCATCACAGAAAACGGTAACAGATTACAAATAGAAATGTACTTTAAAATGGAAAAAGAAGAATATCAAGAAGAATATAGTAAAAGACCATGTGTTGAAGGACCATTCGGAACATTCAAAGAATTTTATCATATAGAACAAGAAGTTGTAATAGGAAAAACAAAAACAGAAGAAAGAATCTACTTAGATGCATTAGCATATAACATAAAAAGATTATACAACTTAAAATACAATAAAAACAATCAAAAAGAAGATATAATGAATTTTTGCGAAAATATATCCGTTACACACCAATTAGCACTTGATGTAAATATATTTTAA
- a CDS encoding Ig-like domain-containing protein, with protein sequence MKKIKQILLFLVLVILLMGVVSSAQLQDDSAGSTDNEATKIVEKTSTISHTDQITQTDSNDNIESSRNSRKSASEDKTIQTSTDTSKNVSSSKMNSHDIVANSNKTKTVKASSDDLQRLIDEADGQLDLDRDYSGYADISKNITINGHGYSIDGDGGPIFNIASKDISVTLKDIIFGNGLSDGGGAIANTYRSSSLTIINCEFVKNSAEKLYGDTGGPGGAIYTLGELNITNSYFYKNNAPKSGGAVYCENNLFVNNSTFIENTAGDGYFGGAICCGKIGGNFTILNSVFENNKARGGYGDGGAIYCESGNLVVNNTNFTNNNVLDYGGAVYIDSKYDPIFISCIFEKNTAEYGGAIYYQTSSDEAELKISECTFNNNEAEVDGGAIYSEGYVNITESTFKKNKATKDTSAKSYGGAIRSKGIGTFIRDSTFEDNFAYNHGGAIYADGYIDIKGSTFTDNEANVDGGAVYGDKSVDLSNSIFNNNAATGKTSAKSFGGAVRANEFITVTGCDFSNNYAYNRGGAVYADTNIKIIYTNFTANTAKDYGGAVYTNTLNDKVLNSIFNKNNCTSGDGGAIYINNKCTPEFESSSFEDNLAKDRGGGIYIDSKSAPLGLYECTFINNIAGKGGAVFTGIMTKSVKYSVFLKNKANSGDGGAVYINNECDVDFTSCRFEENKCYKRGGAIYLDSKHANLNLKYCTFVYNHANRTDYHSSYYHCGGGQDVFNSGYYDSIEQCWFGENDPDFKDRLVEYHESADDEDHTPENHLKIGMKVNETKRLNIGETYKVDVYFYIINHVLYLNGDLLHSTGDFYAANIDDVTYSNVKADGNNMSADVLIRNDNPTLKFKLDEQVITLKLETNDRNPSEVKILSCDNTTYPGELKVSYRITNMTDNATYVILDEDNPEIIVKEGIITDAESTLTVENIKPGHYIIRIDNHANTTTKSSYALARFKVSSKEISVNVTADNVTYGNPTTITLTADADGTYYMIIGAKTYTMEVNKGVCVKEVKFNAGNYQTYTSSLDYSINCNEASFHVDKAVNNVVVEVENVSYGELSNIIVKADVDGSCDVKINGTTYNIPVSNGVGNKSVQLNAGKFYANVGSYYGNKIFYDSNYNTVTHNATFMVYKADIDLVVVVFDEVYPYEIESIVYASVDGDYNLTIAGDLTCVTVRDNLAFYEHPTLDAGRYEATISFRGDENYKQAFNRTTFTVNPVGTSFELDVNPDTVTYGKTATVTHTLSEGATGTIKYYLNDGTFLGELDVGDNLTLPVLDAGSYVIIGNYSGDYNFIESMDSTNFKVNPKANNASVTATNVTYGEDTLVQVTADVDGIYQLDVNGTLYNITVNNGIGNKSLMLDSGIYYANISFNDKNYNTTSNNTSFEVYKADSNMIVVAAKSVYPEEILGIVYSDVDGEYNLTISDYSSLINVTDGFYEFNAGIFDVGNYTINVTFPGDRNHKSNTSSTNVTVAKLVPNLSLVVQDIDYGDTALIVITSDVTGSVNITVNNKTETINLTQTTMQLSDQAAPVIKTKTRGFLTLDNLNVGTYPVTIVYNGDNNIESVNTSDEFKVNPAANNASVTATNVTYGEDTLIEVTADIDGIYQLDVNGTIYNITVNNGIGNKTFTLNTGDYYANITLNNKNYNTKTKNTTFTVSKAESIITTIRQTSYLGENITLKATITDTKGNLLNGGKVVFKLNNMTLKDSNGKTIITRVKNGTAEISYFIPYTYQAKTHNITAVYEGNGQYIGSRSNPTSLDLKQREAKLTLTSTSNKKVGENITFNVTVTDKQDQTRRVNGYVIFKINGLTLKDKNGQTIMVEIKDNKAIYNYTVGLYLSARTHTITALLVNNTYTRSQNNTTFNITRTTTIIQLDTPILNNNQVQVTGQLLDQTNHPIPGTTMALAKLNGLTIKNTTGDSQYYMINDGKINITLPEYNYKRDSYTITVVTEQRGSYTGARKNITLTIPKNKNNKTIKSAIITENEFTNIKTTDMNMKKSTPLLNIKE encoded by the coding sequence ATGAAAAAGATAAAACAAATATTGCTTTTTCTAGTGCTGGTAATACTCTTAATGGGCGTAGTCAGTTCTGCACAACTACAAGATGACTCAGCTGGCAGCACAGATAATGAAGCAACAAAAATAGTGGAAAAAACATCCACAATATCACATACAGACCAAATTACACAAACTGACAGTAATGATAACATAGAATCAAGCAGGAACAGTAGAAAGTCCGCAAGTGAAGATAAGACTATTCAAACAAGTACTGATACATCAAAGAATGTTTCATCATCAAAGATGAACAGTCATGATATTGTGGCTAACAGTAATAAAACTAAGACAGTAAAGGCTTCATCTGATGATTTACAAAGATTAATTGATGAAGCTGATGGTCAGTTGGATTTAGATAGGGATTATTCAGGCTATGCTGATATCTCAAAAAACATAACCATAAATGGTCATGGTTATAGTATAGATGGCGATGGTGGACCAATATTTAATATAGCATCAAAGGACATATCAGTAACTCTTAAAGATATTATATTTGGAAATGGTTTATCAGATGGTGGTGGAGCCATAGCAAATACTTATAGATCCAGTTCGTTAACCATAATAAACTGTGAATTTGTTAAAAATAGTGCAGAGAAGTTATATGGTGATACTGGTGGTCCGGGTGGTGCAATATATACTCTAGGAGAATTAAATATAACTAATTCTTACTTCTACAAGAATAATGCACCCAAATCTGGTGGTGCAGTATATTGTGAGAACAATTTATTTGTCAATAATTCAACATTTATTGAAAATACAGCCGGAGATGGATATTTCGGTGGTGCAATATGTTGTGGTAAGATTGGAGGAAACTTTACCATCCTTAATTCGGTTTTTGAAAATAATAAAGCACGTGGCGGTTACGGTGATGGTGGAGCAATTTATTGCGAATCAGGTAATTTAGTTGTTAATAATACAAATTTTACAAATAATAATGTCCTTGATTACGGTGGTGCAGTTTATATTGACAGCAAATATGATCCAATATTCATCTCATGCATATTCGAGAAAAATACAGCCGAGTATGGTGGAGCAATTTATTATCAGACAAGTTCAGATGAAGCGGAGCTGAAAATATCAGAGTGTACATTCAATAATAATGAAGCAGAGGTTGATGGTGGTGCAATCTATTCTGAAGGATACGTCAATATTACCGAATCAACATTCAAGAAAAATAAGGCTACAAAGGATACATCTGCAAAAAGCTACGGCGGTGCGATTCGTTCAAAAGGCATAGGTACTTTTATTCGTGATTCCACCTTTGAAGATAACTTTGCATATAACCATGGAGGTGCAATTTATGCTGATGGATACATTGACATAAAAGGCAGTACTTTTACAGATAATGAAGCAAATGTCGACGGTGGTGCAGTTTATGGTGACAAAAGTGTTGACCTTTCAAATTCCATATTCAATAATAATGCAGCTACAGGTAAAACCTCTGCAAAAAGCTTTGGAGGTGCAGTTCGTGCAAATGAATTTATCACAGTGACGGGTTGTGACTTTTCAAATAATTATGCATACAATCGTGGCGGAGCTGTATATGCCGATACTAACATAAAAATAATTTACACTAACTTCACAGCAAATACTGCCAAGGATTATGGTGGTGCAGTATATACAAATACCCTAAATGATAAGGTGTTAAACTCCATATTCAATAAGAATAACTGTACTTCAGGTGATGGAGGAGCTATATACATTAACAATAAGTGTACTCCTGAGTTTGAATCCTCAAGCTTTGAAGACAACCTTGCCAAGGATAGAGGAGGAGGAATATATATCGATTCCAAAAGTGCTCCACTAGGCTTATATGAATGTACATTCATAAACAATATCGCAGGTAAGGGTGGAGCAGTATTTACAGGTATTATGACAAAATCGGTTAAATACTCCGTATTTCTTAAAAACAAGGCTAATTCAGGTGATGGAGGAGCAGTTTACATCAACAATGAGTGTGATGTTGATTTCACATCCTGCAGATTCGAGGAAAATAAATGTTATAAGAGAGGAGGAGCAATATATCTTGATTCAAAACATGCCAATTTGAATTTAAAATACTGTACATTTGTCTATAATCATGCAAACAGGACAGACTATCACAGCAGTTATTATCACTGTGGAGGCGGTCAGGATGTATTCAATAGCGGTTACTATGACTCAATTGAACAGTGCTGGTTTGGAGAAAATGATCCTGATTTTAAGGACAGGCTCGTTGAATACCATGAATCTGCAGATGATGAAGACCATACTCCGGAAAATCATTTGAAAATAGGTATGAAAGTCAATGAAACTAAACGTCTTAACATAGGTGAGACATATAAGGTGGATGTTTACTTCTACATTATTAACCATGTTTTGTATTTAAATGGAGATTTATTGCATTCAACAGGAGATTTTTATGCAGCAAATATTGATGATGTAACTTATTCCAACGTCAAGGCGGATGGAAATAATATGAGTGCTGATGTCTTAATACGAAATGACAATCCTACACTTAAGTTTAAACTTGACGAACAGGTTATAACATTAAAGCTTGAGACAAATGATAGAAATCCGAGTGAAGTTAAAATCTTGTCCTGTGATAACACTACATATCCTGGTGAATTGAAGGTAAGCTACCGGATAACTAATATGACTGACAATGCAACATATGTAATCCTAGATGAAGACAATCCCGAGATTATCGTAAAAGAAGGAATAATTACCGATGCTGAATCAACTCTGACAGTTGAGAATATAAAACCCGGTCATTATATTATAAGAATCGATAATCATGCAAATACAACCACCAAGTCAAGCTATGCACTTGCACGCTTTAAAGTATCATCTAAGGAAATATCAGTCAACGTCACGGCAGATAATGTGACCTATGGAAATCCTACAACAATCACATTAACAGCTGATGCAGATGGAACATATTATATGATCATTGGTGCTAAAACATATACAATGGAAGTTAATAAAGGAGTCTGTGTAAAAGAGGTTAAATTTAATGCAGGTAACTATCAAACCTATACTTCCAGTCTGGATTATAGCATAAACTGTAATGAAGCTTCATTCCATGTGGATAAGGCCGTGAATAATGTAGTAGTGGAAGTAGAAAATGTAAGCTATGGCGAATTATCCAACATCATAGTCAAAGCTGATGTTGACGGAAGTTGTGATGTTAAAATAAATGGAACAACATATAATATTCCTGTTTCAAATGGTGTCGGTAATAAATCAGTTCAATTGAATGCAGGCAAGTTTTATGCCAATGTGGGTTCTTATTACGGCAATAAGATTTTTTACGATAGTAATTACAATACCGTAACCCATAATGCAACTTTCATGGTATATAAGGCAGACATTGATCTGGTCGTAGTCGTATTCGATGAAGTTTATCCTTATGAGATTGAATCCATAGTTTATGCAAGTGTGGATGGTGATTATAACCTGACAATTGCTGGTGACTTGACTTGTGTAACAGTTCGGGACAACTTAGCCTTCTATGAACATCCCACTCTGGATGCAGGTAGATATGAAGCAACCATATCATTTAGAGGAGATGAAAACTACAAACAAGCATTCAACAGGACAACATTCACAGTCAATCCAGTTGGTACTTCATTTGAACTTGACGTCAATCCAGACACAGTCACTTACGGTAAAACAGCAACTGTCACCCATACACTTTCAGAGGGTGCTACAGGTACAATTAAATACTACCTCAATGACGGTACATTCCTTGGAGAATTGGATGTAGGTGATAATCTCACACTACCTGTATTGGATGCTGGAAGTTATGTGATTATTGGAAACTATTCAGGAGATTATAACTTTATAGAATCCATGGACTCTACAAACTTCAAAGTCAACCCAAAAGCAAACAATGCAAGCGTCACAGCAACCAACGTGACATATGGCGAGGATACACTAGTTCAAGTTACAGCAGATGTTGATGGAATCTATCAATTGGATGTAAATGGAACATTATACAATATCACTGTAAATAATGGTATTGGAAACAAGTCCCTCATGCTAGATTCAGGAATATACTATGCAAATATATCATTTAATGATAAAAATTACAATACAACATCAAACAACACAAGCTTTGAAGTTTATAAAGCCGATAGCAACATGATAGTTGTAGCTGCAAAAAGTGTTTATCCTGAAGAGATTCTGGGTATAGTATATTCTGATGTGGACGGAGAATATAATCTAACAATTAGTGACTATTCAAGCCTAATCAATGTTACTGATGGCTTTTATGAATTTAATGCAGGCATCTTCGATGTGGGAAATTATACTATTAATGTAACGTTCCCTGGTGATAGAAACCATAAATCCAATACAAGCTCAACCAATGTAACTGTTGCCAAATTAGTTCCTAATCTTTCCTTGGTTGTTCAGGATATTGATTACGGAGACACGGCACTCATAGTAATCACTAGTGATGTCACAGGCTCAGTAAACATAACCGTAAACAATAAAACCGAAACAATCAACCTAACCCAAACAACTATGCAATTATCTGATCAAGCAGCACCTGTCATAAAAACAAAAACACGTGGATTCTTAACTTTAGACAACCTGAATGTTGGAACATATCCCGTGACTATAGTATATAATGGAGACAATAACATTGAAAGCGTAAACACATCAGATGAATTCAAAGTAAACCCAGCAGCAAACAATGCAAGTGTAACAGCAACCAACGTAACATATGGCGAGGATACACTGATAGAAGTTACCGCTGATATTGATGGTATCTACCAACTAGATGTAAATGGAACAATATACAACATCACAGTAAATAATGGTATTGGAAACAAGACATTTACTTTAAATACGGGAGATTACTATGCAAATATAACATTAAATAATAAAAATTACAATACAAAGACCAAAAATACGACATTCACAGTATCTAAGGCAGAATCTATCATTACCACCATTAGACAGACAAGCTACCTTGGAGAAAACATCACTCTCAAAGCAACAATAACTGACACAAAAGGTAACTTGTTAAATGGTGGAAAAGTCGTATTCAAGTTAAATAACATGACACTAAAAGATTCAAACGGTAAAACAATAATTACAAGAGTAAAAAATGGAACAGCTGAAATATCATATTTCATCCCATACACCTATCAGGCAAAAACACATAATATAACAGCAGTATATGAAGGAAACGGACAATATATTGGTAGTCGCAGCAATCCGACATCATTGGATCTTAAACAAAGAGAGGCTAAACTAACCCTGACAAGTACCAGCAACAAGAAAGTCGGAGAAAACATAACATTCAACGTGACAGTAACTGATAAACAGGACCAGACAAGACGGGTAAACGGATATGTAATCTTCAAAATAAATGGATTAACCTTAAAAGATAAAAACGGTCAAACGATAATGGTAGAAATAAAAGACAACAAGGCCATTTACAACTACACGGTAGGATTATATTTATCAGCCAGAACCCATACTATAACGGCATTACTGGTAAACAACACATACACAAGAAGCCAGAATAACACGACATTCAATATTACACGAACAACTACAATAATACAACTGGACACGCCAATACTAAATAATAACCAGGTACAAGTAACGGGACAGTTACTTGACCAGACAAATCATCCAATACCTGGAACAACAATGGCATTAGCAAAATTAAACGGATTAACCATAAAAAACACTACTGGAGATTCACAGTATTACATGATAAATGATGGAAAAATCAACATAACACTACCTGAATATAACTACAAACGTGACTCATACACAATAACAGTAGTGACAGAACAAAGAGGCTCATACACCGGAGCAAGAAAAAACATAACATTAACAATACCCAAAAACAAGAATAATAAAACAATAAAATCAGCCATTATAACAGAAAACGAATTCACAAACATCAAAACAACTGATATGAATATGAAAAAAAGCACTCCTCTATTAAACATAAAAGAATAG